A DNA window from Hymenobacter aquaticus contains the following coding sequences:
- a CDS encoding SDR family oxidoreductase: MTNRWNLAGRTALVTGASKGIGAAVAEELLRLGATVVAVARHAPDLEAKVAEWRAQGLDAHALTADVSRADDRQNLLHAFSRQWPHLDILVNNVGTNIRKSTAVYSAEDYRHVMETNLESVFGMCQGAYELLKRAQGCIVNVSSVAGLTHLRTGSVYGMTKAAIIQLTRNLAVEWAPDHIRVNCIAPWYIRTPLAAGVLSNEQYLQQVLDRTPLQRVGEPDEVSSAVAFLCLPAASYITGQTLSVDGGFSVNGF, encoded by the coding sequence ATGACGAACCGCTGGAATCTGGCTGGCCGCACGGCCCTGGTAACGGGCGCCTCCAAGGGCATTGGCGCGGCTGTGGCCGAGGAGCTGCTGCGCCTGGGCGCTACCGTAGTTGCCGTAGCCCGCCACGCCCCCGACCTGGAAGCCAAAGTAGCCGAGTGGCGCGCCCAGGGCCTGGACGCCCACGCCCTGACGGCCGACGTGAGCCGGGCCGACGACCGCCAAAACCTGCTGCACGCCTTCAGCCGGCAGTGGCCCCACCTCGATATTCTGGTCAACAACGTGGGCACCAACATCCGCAAATCGACGGCCGTGTACAGCGCCGAAGACTACCGCCACGTGATGGAAACCAACCTGGAATCGGTGTTTGGCATGTGCCAGGGGGCCTACGAGCTGCTGAAGCGGGCCCAGGGCTGCATCGTCAACGTGTCGTCGGTGGCGGGCCTTACCCACCTGCGCACCGGCTCGGTGTACGGCATGACCAAGGCCGCCATCATCCAGCTGACCCGCAACCTGGCCGTGGAATGGGCCCCCGACCACATTCGGGTGAACTGCATTGCGCCCTGGTACATTCGCACGCCGCTGGCCGCCGGGGTGCTCAGCAACGAGCAGTACCTACAGCAGGTGCTGGACCGCACACCCCTGCAACGCGTCGGCGAGCCGGACGAAGTGAGCAGCGCCGTGGCTTTCCTGTGCTTGCCCGCCGCCAGCTACATCACCGGCCAAACCCTGAGCGTGGACGGCGGCTTCAGCGTGAATGGCTTCTAA
- a CDS encoding M4 family metallopeptidase, whose translation MTKTYSAAALLLLGGLATSSAYAQDYSRVQNKVLSEKGTPELIAFRADAPAYTLNEARKALADQLQLSTNDQMLRTKTETDPLGYAHERYEQYYKGVKVEHASYTLHAKNGAVQSMSGSFERISDLNVTPALSALTALRAALQFVGATKYMWQDAREEAGLKEQENNPAATYKPQGELVIVNSQESGKPTLAWKFNVYAQQPLSRAFIYVDAVSGAVVLQDAIIKHAAATATFATAYSGTRSLANETVVAGQYRLREYTRGLGIETYNCRKGNSYTSAVDFTDADNSWTEYNNANFDNVAGDAHFGAQATFDYWKLVHGRSSYDNANAKIKSYVHFDDTPGDGVGYENAYWNGSVMTYGDGASRFRPLTALDVCGHEIGHAVCEKTANLTYQNESGAMNEGFSDIWGAAIEEYTAAKYGLTKSTWLIGEDIDKQRPGLRSMSNPNAEGQPDTYKGTYWRATTTSPTSSNDYGGVHTNSGVLNHWFYRVVAGGSGTNDIGSAFSVTGIGMDAAAKIAYRTESVYLTASSNYASARTYSIQAATDLYGAGSAQVQAVTNAWYAVGVGAAYGGGGGGTPTTPTYCTSKGSSVAYEYIDYVALGTLTRTSGADAGYYNGTALTSPTLTGGTSQTVSVSAGFTGTAYSEYFKVYIDYNQNGLFTDAGELVVNAAASTSTATRAFAFTVPTTAKNGKTRMRVVMSDASATTSCNAYSYGETEDYSVTISGGTAFAGVSGISAGSVSNRFDVYPNPATDRLNIALPNNAEVLSVQVMDVRGALSTAARYEGNGQLNVSGLAKGMYTLTVSDGQTTYRQRFVKE comes from the coding sequence ATGACAAAAACTTACTCGGCTGCAGCCTTGCTGCTGCTCGGCGGTCTGGCTACGTCCTCTGCCTACGCCCAGGATTACTCCCGCGTTCAAAACAAAGTCCTTTCCGAGAAAGGCACGCCCGAGCTGATTGCCTTCCGCGCCGACGCGCCGGCCTACACGCTCAACGAGGCCCGCAAGGCCCTGGCCGACCAGCTCCAGCTGAGCACCAACGACCAGATGCTGCGTACCAAAACGGAAACCGACCCGCTGGGTTATGCCCACGAGCGGTACGAGCAGTACTACAAAGGCGTTAAAGTAGAGCACGCCTCCTACACGCTGCACGCCAAGAACGGCGCCGTGCAAAGCATGTCGGGCAGCTTCGAGCGCATCAGTGACCTGAACGTGACGCCCGCCCTGAGCGCCCTGACGGCGCTGCGCGCGGCCCTGCAGTTTGTGGGCGCCACGAAATACATGTGGCAGGATGCCCGCGAGGAAGCCGGCCTGAAAGAGCAGGAAAACAACCCCGCCGCCACCTACAAGCCCCAGGGCGAGCTGGTCATCGTGAACAGCCAGGAGTCGGGCAAGCCCACGCTGGCTTGGAAGTTCAACGTCTACGCCCAGCAGCCCCTGAGCCGCGCCTTCATCTACGTCGATGCCGTGAGCGGGGCCGTGGTGCTGCAGGATGCCATTATCAAGCATGCGGCCGCTACCGCCACCTTCGCCACGGCCTACAGCGGCACCCGCTCGTTGGCCAACGAAACGGTGGTAGCCGGCCAGTACCGTCTGCGCGAATACACCCGCGGCCTGGGCATTGAAACCTACAACTGCCGCAAAGGCAACAGCTACACCTCCGCCGTCGACTTCACCGACGCCGACAACAGTTGGACCGAGTACAACAACGCCAACTTCGACAACGTAGCCGGCGACGCCCACTTTGGCGCCCAGGCCACCTTCGACTACTGGAAGCTGGTACACGGCCGCAGCTCCTACGACAACGCCAACGCCAAAATCAAGAGCTACGTGCACTTCGACGATACTCCCGGCGACGGGGTGGGCTACGAAAACGCGTACTGGAACGGCTCGGTGATGACCTACGGCGACGGGGCCTCGCGCTTCCGCCCCCTGACGGCCCTCGACGTGTGCGGCCACGAAATCGGCCACGCCGTGTGCGAAAAGACGGCTAACCTGACCTACCAGAACGAGTCGGGCGCCATGAACGAAGGCTTCTCCGACATCTGGGGTGCCGCCATCGAAGAGTACACCGCCGCCAAATACGGCCTGACCAAGTCGACCTGGCTCATTGGCGAAGACATCGACAAGCAGCGCCCCGGCCTGCGCTCGATGAGCAACCCCAACGCCGAAGGCCAGCCCGACACCTACAAGGGCACTTACTGGAGAGCTACGACCACCTCGCCTACCTCTTCCAACGACTACGGCGGAGTACACACCAACTCGGGCGTGCTAAACCACTGGTTTTACCGCGTAGTAGCTGGTGGCAGCGGCACCAACGACATCGGCAGCGCCTTCAGCGTAACCGGTATCGGCATGGACGCTGCCGCTAAAATTGCCTACCGCACCGAAAGCGTGTACCTGACGGCTTCGTCGAACTACGCCTCGGCCCGCACCTATTCCATCCAGGCCGCTACCGACCTGTATGGAGCCGGCTCGGCCCAGGTGCAGGCCGTGACCAACGCCTGGTACGCCGTGGGCGTCGGCGCGGCCTACGGCGGCGGCGGTGGCGGCACGCCCACCACGCCCACGTACTGCACCTCGAAGGGCAGCAGCGTCGCCTACGAGTACATCGACTACGTAGCCCTGGGTACCCTGACCCGCACTTCGGGCGCCGACGCCGGCTACTACAACGGCACGGCCCTGACCTCGCCCACCCTGACCGGTGGTACCTCGCAGACCGTCAGCGTTAGCGCTGGCTTCACCGGTACGGCTTACTCGGAGTACTTCAAAGTGTACATCGACTACAACCAGAACGGCTTGTTTACCGATGCCGGCGAGCTGGTGGTAAACGCGGCGGCCAGCACTTCGACGGCCACCCGCGCCTTTGCCTTCACCGTGCCGACTACGGCCAAGAATGGCAAGACCCGCATGCGCGTCGTGATGAGCGACGCCTCGGCTACCACGAGCTGCAACGCCTACAGCTACGGCGAAACCGAAGATTACAGCGTGACCATCTCGGGTGGCACCGCCTTTGCCGGCGTCAGCGGCATCTCGGCCGGCAGCGTGTCCAACCGGTTCGACGTGTACCCGAACCCCGCCACGGACCGCCTCAACATTGCCCTGCCCAATAATGCCGAAGTACTTTCGGTGCAGGTGATGGACGTACGCGGCGCCCTGAGCACCGCCGCCCGCTACGAGGGCAACGGCCAGCTCAACGTGTCGGGTCTGGCCAAGGGTATGTACACCCTGACCGTGAGCGACGGGCAGACCACCTACCGCCAGCGCTTCGTGAAGGAATAA
- a CDS encoding tetratricopeptide repeat protein, whose amino-acid sequence MKKYLVLLACGVLLAAAPAQAQRKTKVKVKSDMAGTAANRLLPLFGGLSAEAAQQLMGPAFLASIDKSFPSRAEASKFFSNKGYEYINENKPDTALYRFNLAWLLDQKNADAYRGLGIVASRNETPDESISLLTQGLVLAPTNSLLLSDLGTSYLIRYQQTKKKKDLEQAQKHLEQALAADTTNAFAWQQMARIQYYREDYLKAWEAVHKGRSLNVGSLDLDLISDLTAKMPDPQGMFK is encoded by the coding sequence ATGAAAAAGTATCTGGTGCTCCTGGCCTGTGGCGTTCTTCTCGCGGCGGCCCCGGCGCAGGCGCAGCGCAAAACCAAGGTGAAGGTCAAGTCGGACATGGCCGGCACGGCCGCCAACCGCCTGCTGCCGCTGTTCGGGGGCTTGTCGGCGGAGGCGGCCCAGCAGCTCATGGGCCCGGCTTTCCTGGCCAGCATCGATAAGAGCTTTCCGTCCCGGGCCGAGGCCAGCAAGTTCTTTTCCAATAAGGGCTACGAGTACATCAACGAAAACAAGCCCGACACGGCCCTGTACCGCTTCAACCTGGCCTGGCTGCTCGACCAGAAAAACGCCGATGCCTACCGGGGCCTGGGCATCGTGGCCAGCCGCAACGAAACGCCCGACGAGTCCATCAGCCTGCTGACCCAGGGCCTGGTGCTGGCCCCCACCAACTCGCTTTTGCTCAGCGACCTGGGCACCAGCTACCTGATTCGCTACCAGCAAACCAAGAAAAAGAAAGACCTGGAGCAGGCCCAGAAACACCTGGAGCAGGCTTTGGCCGCCGACACCACCAACGCCTTTGCCTGGCAGCAGATGGCCCGCATCCAGTACTACCGCGAAGACTACCTCAAAGCCTGGGAAGCCGTGCACAAAGGCCGGAGCCTGAACGTAGGCAGCCTCGACCTGGACCTGATCAGCGACCTGACGGCCAAAATGCCCGACCCGCAGGGCATGTTCAAATAA
- a CDS encoding alpha/beta hydrolase — MTFFRLLALPAVLVFVLLALVANEYAQARPSRRTSDIAYVPTSEAGFDAKRHRLDVYAPRKKAAAPYPVVVFIHGGNWDSGNKNIYSFIGRRLAKQGVVAVVINYRLAPQVQVPAMADDCARAVVWTYQHIAEYGGDPKRLFTMGHSAGGGLAALLAADNQLFARRGLAANPVRGAILDDPAGLDMYDYLRKMQYGGDEQYLVPFGKEPAGWKAVSPMYFVTAQTPPFLIFVGGETYPSISSSSAKFRQKLQQLGREPQFAVLPGKKHVPMVLQLYWKNNVIYRELLKFVGVPAA; from the coding sequence ATGACGTTTTTCCGCTTGCTGGCCTTGCCGGCCGTTTTAGTTTTTGTGCTGCTGGCCCTGGTGGCCAACGAGTACGCCCAGGCCCGCCCCAGCCGCCGCACTTCTGATATTGCCTACGTGCCCACTTCCGAAGCCGGCTTCGACGCCAAGCGCCACCGCCTCGACGTGTATGCCCCGCGCAAAAAAGCCGCCGCGCCTTACCCGGTCGTGGTCTTCATTCACGGCGGCAACTGGGACAGCGGCAACAAGAACATCTACTCCTTTATCGGGCGGCGCCTGGCTAAGCAGGGCGTGGTGGCCGTGGTTATCAACTACCGCCTGGCCCCGCAGGTGCAGGTGCCCGCCATGGCCGACGACTGCGCCCGCGCCGTGGTTTGGACCTACCAGCACATAGCTGAGTACGGCGGCGACCCGAAGCGCCTGTTCACAATGGGCCACTCGGCCGGGGGCGGCCTGGCCGCGCTATTGGCCGCCGACAACCAGCTGTTCGCGCGCCGGGGCCTGGCGGCTAACCCCGTGCGCGGCGCCATCCTCGACGACCCCGCCGGCCTGGACATGTACGACTATCTGCGCAAGATGCAGTACGGCGGCGACGAGCAGTACCTGGTGCCCTTCGGCAAAGAACCCGCTGGCTGGAAAGCCGTGTCGCCGATGTACTTCGTGACGGCCCAGACGCCGCCCTTTCTCATTTTCGTGGGCGGCGAAACCTACCCGTCCATCAGCAGCAGCAGCGCCAAGTTTCGGCAGAAGCTGCAGCAGTTGGGCCGGGAGCCACAGTTCGCGGTATTGCCGGGCAAAAAACACGTGCCGATGGTGCTGCAGCTCTACTGGAAAAATAACGTGATATACCGGGAGCTGCTGAAGTTCGTGGGAGTTCCGGCCGCCTAG
- a CDS encoding methylated-DNA--[protein]-cysteine S-methyltransferase, whose amino-acid sequence MTSPPDFAFSYLPTPIGLLELQGSDAGLAAVTFLDEPGVRSATALSDVPTCLREAHRQLQAYFGRELRDFSLRYDVCGGTAFQQRVWQVLQQVGYGRTASYLDLARLLDNPGAVRAVGAANGQNPLAIVWPCHRIIGASGQLTGYAGGLPRKRWLLAHEQPAAQTELFG is encoded by the coding sequence ATGACCAGCCCGCCCGACTTCGCCTTTTCGTATCTGCCCACCCCCATCGGCCTGCTCGAGCTGCAAGGTTCCGACGCGGGCCTGGCCGCCGTGACGTTTCTGGACGAGCCCGGAGTCCGTTCGGCAACGGCCCTCTCCGACGTGCCCACCTGCCTACGCGAGGCGCACCGGCAGCTGCAAGCCTACTTCGGGCGCGAGCTGCGCGACTTTTCCCTGCGCTACGACGTGTGCGGCGGCACCGCGTTTCAGCAGCGGGTGTGGCAGGTATTGCAGCAGGTAGGCTACGGCCGCACGGCTTCCTACCTCGACCTGGCCCGCCTGCTCGACAACCCCGGCGCGGTGCGGGCCGTGGGCGCGGCCAACGGGCAAAATCCGCTGGCCATCGTCTGGCCCTGCCACCGCATCATTGGGGCCAGCGGGCAGCTCACGGGCTACGCCGGTGGGCTGCCGCGCAAACGCTGGCTGCTGGCCCACGAGCAGCCCGCCGCCCAAACCGAGCTGTTTGGCTAG
- a CDS encoding phospholipase D-like domain-containing protein: MSSSVPNSADTTGLLRHFEQAFADSTLSAAEARELRAKLAAHGQQGAQLTTLRQQLFAMARERFNSFEDKAVVEWLEAASALLLPLAPPQPAHTTVHFSPGTECVEAIRTFISQAAHQLDVCVFTISDDRITDSLLAAHRRGVAIRLLTDDDKLHDKGSDIVQLHASGLSIRTDCSTNHMHHKFALADNRLVLTGSYNWTRSAAMYNLENLLITDDATAVQRYRTEFDRLWADMAVFRGV, translated from the coding sequence ATGAGCTCTTCTGTGCCCAACTCCGCTGACACCACCGGCCTGCTGCGCCATTTCGAACAAGCTTTTGCCGATTCCACCCTGTCGGCCGCCGAGGCCCGGGAGCTGCGGGCCAAGCTGGCGGCCCACGGCCAGCAGGGCGCCCAGCTGACCACGCTGCGCCAGCAGCTGTTTGCCATGGCCCGGGAGCGGTTCAACTCCTTCGAAGACAAGGCCGTGGTGGAGTGGCTGGAGGCGGCCAGCGCCCTGCTGCTGCCCCTGGCCCCGCCCCAGCCCGCCCATACCACCGTGCATTTCAGCCCCGGCACCGAGTGCGTGGAAGCCATCCGCACCTTTATTAGCCAAGCCGCGCACCAGCTCGACGTGTGCGTGTTCACCATTTCCGACGACCGGATTACCGATTCGCTGCTGGCCGCGCACCGGCGCGGCGTGGCCATCCGCCTGCTCACCGACGACGACAAGCTGCACGACAAGGGCTCCGACATCGTGCAGCTGCATGCCAGCGGCCTGAGCATCCGGACCGACTGCTCGACCAACCACATGCACCACAAGTTTGCTCTGGCCGACAACCGCCTGGTGCTGACGGGCAGCTACAACTGGACCCGCTCGGCGGCCATGTACAACCTGGAAAACCTGCTCATCACCGACGACGCCACCGCCGTGCAGCGCTACCGCACCGAGTTCGACCGGCTCTGGGCCGACATGGCCGTGTTTCGGGGCGTGTAA
- a CDS encoding glycoside hydrolase family 1 protein: protein MTSSATHVNPFRTFWMGGYECTDQLNAFGHRVDFLHVTGHLHRLDADYQDLQPFNIGTVREGIRWSQVEKTAYQYDWSTVREMLAAGQRNGIQQIWDLCHFGYPDDLTPLHPMFARRFAHLCRAFVEFYRSQRPDDVLIVTPINEVSFMSWLGGDVRGTSPYCVGQGWEVKRGLMRAYIEGVAALREADPGIRILTTEPLIHIVAAPNAPRAHRQRVREFDENQFQAVDMLAGRLCPDLGGREEYLDLLGFNYYYDNQWQLEPRQTLPWANDFNDPRFRPLSFLLARAWQRYHRPVVLTETSHPGIDRPVWIDMIGRECAAALRAGVPVFGACLYPIIDRPDWDHLTPWHRAGLWDADTTAPEPGLTRVLDRAYAEALLAAQETVAAAIPTPHPVVTEPEAALSLSLI, encoded by the coding sequence ATGACTTCTTCCGCTACGCACGTCAACCCCTTTCGCACCTTCTGGATGGGCGGTTACGAATGCACCGACCAGCTGAACGCCTTTGGCCACCGGGTCGATTTCCTGCACGTGACCGGCCACCTGCACCGCCTCGACGCCGACTACCAGGATTTGCAGCCCTTCAACATCGGCACCGTCCGGGAAGGCATCCGCTGGAGCCAGGTGGAAAAAACGGCCTATCAGTACGACTGGAGCACGGTGCGGGAGATGCTGGCTGCGGGGCAGCGCAACGGCATTCAGCAGATCTGGGATTTGTGCCACTTCGGCTACCCCGACGACCTGACGCCCCTGCACCCGATGTTTGCCCGCCGCTTTGCCCACCTGTGCCGGGCCTTCGTGGAGTTTTACCGCAGTCAGCGCCCCGACGACGTGCTCATCGTGACGCCCATCAACGAGGTGAGCTTTATGAGCTGGCTGGGCGGCGACGTGCGCGGCACCTCGCCCTACTGCGTGGGCCAGGGCTGGGAAGTGAAGCGCGGCCTGATGCGGGCCTACATCGAAGGCGTGGCGGCGTTGCGCGAAGCCGACCCCGGCATCCGCATCCTCACCACCGAGCCCCTGATTCACATCGTGGCGGCGCCCAATGCCCCGCGCGCCCACCGGCAGCGGGTTCGGGAGTTCGACGAAAACCAGTTTCAGGCCGTCGACATGCTGGCCGGCCGCCTTTGCCCCGACCTGGGCGGGCGCGAAGAATACCTCGACCTGCTGGGTTTCAACTATTACTACGACAACCAGTGGCAGCTCGAGCCGCGCCAAACCTTGCCCTGGGCCAACGACTTCAACGACCCGCGCTTCCGGCCCCTGAGCTTCCTGCTGGCCCGGGCCTGGCAGCGCTACCACCGCCCCGTGGTGCTCACCGAAACCAGCCACCCCGGCATCGACCGGCCCGTCTGGATTGACATGATCGGCCGGGAGTGCGCGGCGGCTTTGCGGGCCGGCGTGCCGGTGTTCGGGGCCTGCCTCTACCCCATCATCGACCGGCCCGACTGGGACCACCTCACGCCCTGGCACCGCGCCGGCCTCTGGGACGCGGACACCACGGCCCCCGAGCCCGGCCTGACCCGCGTGCTGGACCGCGCCTACGCCGAGGCCCTGCTGGCAGCCCAGGAAACCGTGGCGGCCGCCATTCCCACGCCCCACCCGGTGGTTACCGAGCCGGAGGCGGCGCTTTCCCTGTCTTTGATCTAG
- a CDS encoding cation diffusion facilitator family transporter → MADPNSSKTALFGGIAANVGIAVSKFVAAYFTGSSAMLSEGIHSLVDSGNGVLLLYGIRQSQKPADKRHPFGRSKEQYFWGLIVAVLIFAIGGGMSFYEGIKHILDPEPLTDPLWNYIVLGVAILFEGWAFWLAAKALRQAGSGTGLSFWGQLRTSKDPAVFASVLENLAALVGLVLALLGVYFGHALNNPYFDGGASVAIGLLLMLVAVFLVSRTRSLLVGTGVDDATIDSVMRLVGQQPGVEQVRPPLTMYLGPTDVVLALDVDFHDHLSAVEVEQAVAAMQDTLRTKHPEFKRIFVEAKSLTEKSRDTVQPTNQVTPQI, encoded by the coding sequence ATGGCAGATCCTAACTCGTCCAAAACCGCCCTGTTTGGGGGCATAGCGGCCAACGTCGGCATTGCAGTCAGCAAATTCGTGGCCGCCTACTTCACCGGCTCGTCGGCCATGCTGTCCGAGGGCATTCACTCGTTGGTGGATAGCGGCAACGGCGTGCTGCTGCTCTACGGCATCAGGCAAAGCCAGAAGCCGGCCGACAAGCGCCACCCCTTCGGGCGCAGCAAGGAGCAGTATTTCTGGGGCCTGATCGTGGCCGTGCTCATCTTCGCCATCGGCGGCGGCATGTCATTCTACGAGGGCATCAAGCACATCCTGGACCCCGAGCCCCTCACCGATCCGCTCTGGAACTACATCGTGCTGGGCGTGGCCATCCTGTTCGAGGGCTGGGCCTTCTGGCTGGCGGCCAAAGCCCTGCGCCAGGCCGGCAGCGGCACCGGGCTAAGCTTCTGGGGCCAGCTGCGCACCAGCAAAGACCCGGCGGTATTCGCCTCGGTGCTCGAAAACCTGGCGGCCCTGGTCGGCCTAGTGCTGGCGTTGCTGGGCGTGTACTTCGGCCACGCCCTGAACAACCCCTATTTCGACGGCGGCGCCTCGGTGGCCATCGGGCTGCTGCTGATGCTGGTGGCCGTGTTTCTGGTAAGCCGCACGCGCAGCCTGCTGGTGGGCACCGGCGTCGACGATGCCACCATCGACAGCGTGATGCGCCTGGTGGGCCAGCAGCCTGGCGTAGAGCAGGTGCGCCCCCCGCTGACCATGTACCTGGGCCCCACCGACGTGGTGCTGGCCCTCGACGTGGACTTCCACGACCACCTCTCGGCCGTGGAGGTGGAGCAGGCCGTGGCCGCCATGCAGGATACGCTGCGCACCAAGCATCCCGAGTTCAAGCGCATTTTCGTGGAAGCCAAGAGCCTGACGGAGAAATCACGCGACACGGTACAGCCCACCAACCAGGTCACCCCGCAGATTTAA